GTTCAACGGATTCTCGACGATTTGAGCTCCTGCTGGTTTGTAATTGAACATCGCACCTGAGATACCCGTATCGATTGTCATGCCCGAGAAAGAATAGGTCGTGGTTTCGTCGCCGTGCTTGAGGCGCACGCTGCGCACCATACCGCTCGCGACCTGCACGACAATTTCTTCGTAGTGCGCACCCTTCTTCTTGAAAATATATGTATTGCCCTGAATCGTACCCTCGTAAGAGGCGAGAATGCCCAGCAGGCCGCCGCCGGTGCCTGAGACATCTTGCCGGGCGCAAAGCGGAGAACTCTTGTTATGAACCCAGAGGTGAGTTCCATTGGTTGCAATCACGCCTGTGCCTGTTTCAACGCGCAACCTACCCGGATACTGGTACATTATCTTGCCGGTCTGAATCTGACCCGACGACGACGTGACTGCAAAGGTCGCCCTGAATGATGAGTAAAGTCCCTTTACCTGACCTTTGAGCGATTCGTATGCACCATCGGCATGTAATGGCGCAAATGAGCAAATGAGCAGAGCCAGGCCGATGGCGCGGGTCAAAAATGTATGTCTGCCGTCAGGTGAAGTGCCGTTCATAAAGATACGAAGGCTTATATCGTTATGATTGCCTGTAAAGCACGATTCACCTGGCGCTGTCTTGCCTTTCTGCTCACTTTGGCGGGGCTTTCGACTCTGCACGCGCAGGATTATCTGGTGCCACCGCCTTTTGGTCTCGACCGGCAGGTGCGCGACTATACGCAGCGGCACTTGAGCGACAATGTCCGATTTTTGCTGTTCCATTCGGCCTTCACCGTGCGCCAGACCGGCTACTCGAGCAACTCGGGCAACCTCGTCAACCTCGTGATCGCCACCGACTTCGCGCAGCTGGCGACAACCGGCATGGCAGGCCTTGCGCCGAGCAACATCGACCGCGATCTCTACAATGCAGAAAGGTTCACGGTATTACTCTACGAAAGTTTTGCGCGCCGCTGGGAAAACCTGAACCCGATACCGGGGCTCTTCTATTCGTTGGTGATACGCAGCCCCGCTTACCCCTTTATCTTCATGCAGGGCCTCGAAGATTACGCCTGGGATTTCGGAACCTTTCCGTTTACTGATGACGAAAGCTTCAAGCAGCAGTCGCTCGCCTCGCGGCAATATGGCTTTGCGTTTCGTATTATGATCTATTGAACGCTTTTTGAGAAAAAATCAGCATGTCAGATCGCCAATAGGTCTAGCGCAAAGCCGCAGGCCTCTGCCTCGACGGGGGCATACCTTTTCACGAGCTCGTGGTATTCGCCGCCGCGCGCGATCGGGTCGGTGAAACCCGCGACGAAGGTCTCAAAAAACACACCACTGTAATAGCTGCTGCGCGGCTCGGCAAGCGGCTGCCAGAAAGTGCGGATTTTATTCTTTGCTGCGTCTGCTACTTTTGCCTGTGCTGCGCCCTCGCTCTGCTGCAGCGCCCGGCGAATTGCCTCTGGCAAATCTGCGACCGCAGCAGGCGCAGCTTCATTCTCTTGCGGATACAAAAGCCAAAGCGCGAGCGACGAAGCAGAAGCCGTGGTTACTCCTAGTTTTTCGGCCAGCAGACTCCCAAAGTAGGGCGCATCACGGCGGGCAACTGCTTCGGCCAATGGGGCGCCGAGTGCTTCAAAAAATGCATTGTAGAGCGAAACTTCGGTGATCTGCGTCACCGCTTGCAGCGAGAAAACCTTCTTCAAAATTTCGTCGCTGATGGCAATGAGCCGACCGAGTTCGGCCGACGCCTTTTCACCGACAACCTCACAGCCGATCTGGTAAATTTCGCGTGGCAGCGGGTAGTTTTTGCGCACATCTTTATACACGGGGGCCGCATAATAAAACCGGCGCAGCTTCTGGCCGCTTTTCTCGCTGATCTGCCGCACATAACCCTTGATAACCTGAGAGGTAATATCGTTTCGCAGCGCCAGCCGTTCGCCGCTGTTGTCTTTCATCGTGAACATCTGGGCGTGCGTGCCTTCAGAAAATGTTTCGGGAAAATCAACCATCGCAGGCATAATACGTTCAAAGCCGTGCGCGCGCACTATATCCTGCGCATGACGGCTGGCCTTCTCAATCGCCGCGGTGGCTTCGACATCGTACATGCTGAAGCCATAAGGTGACGAAACCTTTCTGTACGCTTCGACGGCGCTGCCCTGCGCTTGCGGTGTGTTTGCCGAACCACTCATGCGAGCTGCTCCAGATCGAGAAGATTTCTGACCGCCGCAATTGTGTGCGTGACGAGTGCGAGTCGGTTGGTGCGAATTGCTGCATCTTCATGGTTTACCATGACGTGCGTGAAGAAGTCGTCGACTGTCGGTTTTCCCGCCGCAAATTCAGCGAAAATTTCTTTGTAGTGGCGCAAAAGATCGTCTGCCGCCACAGCGCTGCGTTTGTGCAAACCCTCGGCGAACGCATAGAGTTGTTTTTCTTGCTCGGTGGCAAATTTGGCAGGCTCAACCTTTGCTTTTGCGTCGGCTTCTTTGCTGATATTGGCCATGCGCTTGAAGGCGGCAAGCAGCGCATCAAAGCTGGTGCGGTCTTTTTCGGCGATTACCTTCAGCGCCGATGCGCGCGCGAACAGATCATACGCATCGTCGCCACCCGAGAATACCGCCGCGCGCGTCAGTTTTTTATCGAAACCTTCGCTTTCGAATATCGTGGCCAGCCTGCCCTTAAAGAATTGCAGAACCTTGTCGGCGAGCGATGCGCCCGCATCACCTGCACCCGCAGGGTATTTTTTGAGCGCGGCCGCGATGAAGGCCACGAGCGAAAGGCGAATTTTCTGAGCGACCAGAATTTGAATGATATACAGCGTCTGGCGGCGCACTGCGAACGGGTCTTGCGACGCGGTAGGTTCTTTGCCGAGCACGAACGCCGCGAGGGCATTATCCCATTTATCGGCGAGAGAGATCAACGCACCGAGTTCGCTCTGTGGCAGACTGTCGCCCTGAAAGCGCGGCAGGTAATGCTCGTGAATCGCGGTCACAATTTGTGGTGCGACGCCGGCATGCGCGGCATAGACAGAACCAATTTCACCCTGCAGGTGGTCGAATTCATAAACGAGCGCAGTGGTGAGGTCTGCCTTGGCGAGCCGGCTTGCCTGCTGCAGTAGATCCCTCGGTACTTTATCACCGGCGATCAGTGACGCAAATTCTGCCATGCGATCGACCTTCTCGCGGTATGTGCCGAGGCCTTCGTGAAACACGATCTGCTTCAGGTCGTCGACGCGTTCGCCGAGCGGACGTTTCAGGTCTTCGTCATAAAAGAACGCGCCATCGGCAAGGCGTGCACGTAACACACGTTCATTGCCCTCGCGTATATTTTTTACCGCAGCGGCATCGGCAGTCATGGCATTCGCCACGATGAGAAAGCGGTTGCTGAGCCGACCCGATGCATCGCGCATGCCGAAATAGCGCTGGTGCTGGTTCATCTCTGACAGAATCACACCGTCGGGCAGGCGCAGAAAATCGGGGGCAAACGTGCCGACTACGACACCCGGGCGCTCGACGATAAAATTGACTTCATCGAGCAGCGCTTCGTTCTCGATCAATTCAAGTTTTTCGCCCGCGGCCGCTGCGCGCAAGAGTTTACCGATCTGTGCCTTGCGTTCAGCCGCATCGGCGATAATCTGGTGCGAGGCGAGAGCTGCCGCGTATGCCTCAGCGCTCGGCACACCGACGGGCTTTGGGTCGAGAATAAAATGACCCCGCACTGGTCTGAAAGGAATATCAGCGAGCAGCGTGTTCTGCAATTCAGCCGGCTCGAACTTCCACTCGTTCTGACCATAGAGCGCGAAATAGCCTGCAATCGGGCGCGCGTATATATTCGCCAGGTCTGACCAGCGCATCGAGCGCGCAAACTTTACCCCACCGGCAAGCTCTTGAATAATGCCCGGCAACGCAGAGCGAAGTGCTTTGCCCGGCCGCGTCACCGTTGCGGTCGCATAGCTGCCTTTAGGCGATTCAATAAAAGACACCGCCTCGGGCGCGATGCCTGCTTTTTTCGCAAAGCCCACGAGTGCCGGCGTTGGTTTGCCCGCTGCGTCAAGCGCGGCGCTCTTTGCCGGCCCCTGCAGAGTTTCGGTGGTGTCTTCGCCTTTATCGGCGATGGCGCTCACTGTGAAGGCGATGCGGCGCGCCGTCGCAAATACATGGATAGTACCGTGCGCCAGACCCGTTGCCTTGATCAGGGCAGGCAGCCGCTTCTGCCAGTCTGCCAGTGCATTTTTCTGGTACGCCGCAGGTATCTCTTCGGTCGCAAGTTCAAATAACAGCGTCTCTGCCACCCCTGCAAAAGCGCTTCGCGAGACGCTGCGTAAAGTGCAAAGTCGCGGGCAGGCCGCAAGTTTGCGTGACGAACCAGAGAGCCCCGCAGATCATGGCCCATGAGCGATCAGGTTGCCGTTAAGTCAAAAAGTCATGCTGAAAAGTACCGCGTAGAAATCAATGCACGAACCCACAAGATTCAAGCCGACGAACCCAATGACAAAGGTGGTGCCGATACAGCAGGCACGCCTTACGAATTGC
The sequence above is a segment of the Turneriella parva DSM 21527 genome. Coding sequences within it:
- the glyS gene encoding glycine--tRNA ligase subunit beta; the encoded protein is MAETLLFELATEEIPAAYQKNALADWQKRLPALIKATGLAHGTIHVFATARRIAFTVSAIADKGEDTTETLQGPAKSAALDAAGKPTPALVGFAKKAGIAPEAVSFIESPKGSYATATVTRPGKALRSALPGIIQELAGGVKFARSMRWSDLANIYARPIAGYFALYGQNEWKFEPAELQNTLLADIPFRPVRGHFILDPKPVGVPSAEAYAAALASHQIIADAAERKAQIGKLLRAAAAGEKLELIENEALLDEVNFIVERPGVVVGTFAPDFLRLPDGVILSEMNQHQRYFGMRDASGRLSNRFLIVANAMTADAAAVKNIREGNERVLRARLADGAFFYDEDLKRPLGERVDDLKQIVFHEGLGTYREKVDRMAEFASLIAGDKVPRDLLQQASRLAKADLTTALVYEFDHLQGEIGSVYAAHAGVAPQIVTAIHEHYLPRFQGDSLPQSELGALISLADKWDNALAAFVLGKEPTASQDPFAVRRQTLYIIQILVAQKIRLSLVAFIAAALKKYPAGAGDAGASLADKVLQFFKGRLATIFESEGFDKKLTRAAVFSGGDDAYDLFARASALKVIAEKDRTSFDALLAAFKRMANISKEADAKAKVEPAKFATEQEKQLYAFAEGLHKRSAVAADDLLRHYKEIFAEFAAGKPTVDDFFTHVMVNHEDAAIRTNRLALVTHTIAAVRNLLDLEQLA
- a CDS encoding LolA family protein, whose translation is MNGTSPDGRHTFLTRAIGLALLICSFAPLHADGAYESLKGQVKGLYSSFRATFAVTSSSGQIQTGKIMYQYPGRLRVETGTGVIATNGTHLWVHNKSSPLCARQDVSGTGGGLLGILASYEGTIQGNTYIFKKKGAHYEEIVVQVASGMVRSVRLKHGDETTTYSFSGMTIDTGISGAMFNYKPAGAQIVENPLNN
- a CDS encoding ATP phosphoribosyltransferase regulatory subunit, whose translation is MSGSANTPQAQGSAVEAYRKVSSPYGFSMYDVEATAAIEKASRHAQDIVRAHGFERIMPAMVDFPETFSEGTHAQMFTMKDNSGERLALRNDITSQVIKGYVRQISEKSGQKLRRFYYAAPVYKDVRKNYPLPREIYQIGCEVVGEKASAELGRLIAISDEILKKVFSLQAVTQITEVSLYNAFFEALGAPLAEAVARRDAPYFGSLLAEKLGVTTASASSLALWLLYPQENEAAPAAVADLPEAIRRALQQSEGAAQAKVADAAKNKIRTFWQPLAEPRSSYYSGVFFETFVAGFTDPIARGGEYHELVKRYAPVEAEACGFALDLLAI